The DNA region GAGACTCAAGGCCCCGGGGCTCTCTGGCCCCAGGAAGGACCCTCGGCTGGGGATGTCTGTTTTCTTCACCTCTCAAAGAGCAAGGCTCACATCCGGGAGGTTTCAGCCAGCCAAGGCCAAAGGCCCAGTGGGAATTTCACTGGGGGCTGTTCCAGAGAAGCCCCAACTGGGAGTTGACAGTTATTCTCCCAAATCAATGGGCCTACTTGACCTCTGGGAGCTGCCTGTGGCCCCTTCTTGGGGACATGGTCAAATGGTGCCCTCCAGACTATACCCAAGAAGTGGTGAGCAAACGGGTCAGGGTCAGGAAGGGTGAAGGAGACGGTCTCAGAGAGGGACACAGACTGTCCACAGTCCATCCCCAGTCACATACAGGCTtgtacatgtgcatgcacacctTCCTCCAGACACAAATACTGCCCCCCCCCACTGACTCCTGTGCTCACACCCACCTACTCCCACAGCACAGGACCAGGCACCatgtaagacacacacacacacacacacacacacacacacacgtccctGTGTTGGGGTTGAGTCCACCTTCCCTAATCCCTATGAAGCTTGGGGTGGGTTGGCTCTGGAACTGGATCCAGCACCACTTCAGTGAATTCCAGGTGGAGCCTCAGGGCTGGGCCTCTGGCCTCCAGTAAGAGGTCATGCTAGAGGCCAATAAGTGGTAATTATGGTCATTGTCTGGATCCTGTGCCTGCTGTCATTACCACCGGGAAAGAAAGCCCCCTTGATAAATGTGTTGTGTGTCCATCCATCCAGGCTTGGGTGTCTCTGAGAGGTGACCCAATGAGGATGTCTTATcctgcccccaacacacacacacacacacacacacacacacacacacagtggggtGAGGGTGGCCCAGGGCAATCCTGATTGTCTCTAAGCAGCAGCATGGGGTAAAGCTGCCTGCAGGCTATCCCAGCTGGGCCTCCAGGTGTCCCCTTGCTGAGCAGATGACATGTGACACTCTGCCTCAGGCTTCACCAAATGCATCCATGACCAGGGACCCTCTTCCTGCATCATGAATTCAGTCCCACTCCGAGCCCCACAGCCCAGGGGCAGCTGTCTCTGGGTCATGGTCAGCCGgggccctccctgcctcctctcatATGGCCCTGACCAGGTATGGGCCAGCCTCTGTCTTTCTGAGCCCCTTGGCatctgccttcctgccttccctgAGTCCTGAGCCCCTCAAGCCTGAACCACagtctcctccctgcccccctgtTCCAATTGCAGCTGGAGCCAGAGAGGAGGCGCACCCCTGCTTGGGCTCCTGGGTGAACATGGAcctgaggagggaggcaggaggtagCCTCAGCTCCTGGCTCTGCCTGGCTGGAATCCAGCCCCACCCACGGCAGGCATCCATCCCTGTCTCCTCCCAGGGTCTGGCTGCAGCTCCACTGGCCAGTGGGAACAGACTGAAAGCCATCTCCTGGAAGAGACAGCAAAGACGCCCACAGAGCGATTCAGAAGGGCAGGCAGGGGCTCCCGGCAGACGCAGGCTGACAGAGCGAGACCTCCATAGGCAGGCAGCACTTCCCTCGGGTGACAAAATCCAAACACAGCACAGTCACACCCACACTCTAAGCCCCAACAAACACTCCCTCGGAGACCTTTCCAGCATCACCCTGGCTTCTGGTAATCTCAGAACCATTTCTGGTGTGAAATGTGTGCGTCGGAAGTAGTTTCTTTTATAGCTTCCTCCCGCTTTCCCCCTAGAACTGCTTCAACCAGGCACCAGCAATCCCTGCAGCCCTAAGGTGGTCTTGTCAGGTGACCAAGTGACATGGTCAGAGTTGGGGGTCTGCAGGTGAAAACCCTAGGCCAAACCCCCGCCTAGCCCCGAGGTTCAGAAGGCTGGGGTAGCATCCCTCCCCACCTGCAGAAACACACCCAGTGCCCCATGGGCCCCAGGGGTAGGTAGCCCTAATCGGCAGCTGACAGAGGCCTGCCACTGCTCTGGCAGACCTCAGAGGGCCCATTGCAAGACGCAGTGACAAGGGCCTCTGTGGTGACAGGCCTATCTCCTCCCATCtgggatactcctgcctcaggctcccctgTACCAGGGCTGCAGCATCTTGGCTCAGGCCGTCCTAGGGAGGCAGAGAAAACTCCAGAAGGCAAGGGGCAAGGTCCACGTGTTCCCACACCACCACGCACAGGAGACACCGCTGCTCTGAAAACCATGTGCtttattcccccacccccacccccgtcatAGAAAAGCTGCAAACCGTGTGGTTTGTACAAGGCAATGGCTAAGGGACTGCAGGAAGTCCCTTACCGCTGGGGCCCTCATCCTCTGGGCCTCAGACTTCCCTGGTCATCGGGACTCTTGACTTGAGTCCATGGGGCCTCTCCCTCAGGCAAGAAGTTAGGAAGTGGGTATGGGACAAGGGCCAGGGTCCCCATCCAAGGCCTCAAGCCTCTCTTCTCCACGGGCCTGCTGCCTCCGAGAGACTCAGCCTCTCCCATTCTTGGAGCCCAGTGGGATGTCCCAGCTCCTGCGAGTGGGTGGGACAGGCCCCGCCCCTGGCCAGCCGGCCCCGCCCCTCAGTACAGGTCTGCAAAGGGCTTGGAGTAGTTGAACATCAGGTAGTCCATGTAGTAGAAGTCGTAGGTGCGCTGCCGCTGCAGGGCCGACAGCTGGGCGAAGTACTGGTGCGTGATCCTGGCTGTCGTCCGCGCCTCCTGGGAGTGCCGGTCTTTGAACCGCGGAAAAGTCAGGTTGCGTGGAGCGTGGATGAGGCTCAGGAAGAAGTTGGCATCGTCCTCCATGCTCTCGAACTTGCCCACAAAGTCATAGTCGATGAGGCAGGGGCTGCACAGCCGGCTGACGTGGTCCCAGTGGATGTCCATGCCCACGGGTCGGTGCACGTCTAGCAGGTACTGGACGAACTCGGGGAACCGCACACCAGAGCCAGTCCGCAGGGCCTCCCGCGAGGCGTTGGCCCGGTACCGGGCCAGGATGGCCTTGCCAAAGACAGGGTGATAGTAGCTGTTGGGGTGCTCAAACTTGTCTCGGAAAGCTGAGACCAGCCTCTCAAAGGGCTCACGGACAAAGAGCATCTTGGTGTAGGTGCTGAGGCGGTGCAGGATGCCCTGGCGGTCGAAGGTGTCCAGCCGCTTGAGGGCGCTGCCGTAGTGGACCGTGTTGTGCTGAATGTCCGCGGTGGATGAGGCCAACCCGGCCAGCACCATGAGCACCCGCTTCCAGTTGGAGCAACCCGCCTTGGGCACCTCGCAGTAGAGCACACGGTGGCGGTCCTCCACGAAGATGCGGGAAACGTGGCGAGGTGTGACGGCTCTGCGGCTGCTGCTCGCCCGGTACTTGGCACACGCCTCCTGCATCACCCGCTTGCGCTCCTGCTGGCTCCGGTGCAGGCCGACCCAATGGCTGTCCAGGGCCTGGGTCCCCAATCGAATAAAGGTCTCTGATGAGCTGTTGGCTGGGATGGCCACCGCGGCGGGCATTTTTTTGATAAGCAGACGGCGGCGGCGCTGCGGGAGTCGCAGTCGGGCTCCCATCTTGGGGTGCGGTTGAGGCTGGTCAGGCACCCTCACGTTGAGGTCCCTTGGGGTCCGGCTGGACAAGTCCCGGATGACCTTCTCTGTGGATATCTTCAAGTCACCATCCTGGGAACTGCCCGGTGGGTGTGCCtgagacaaaaagagaaatagtTACCAGGTGGTCAGGAAAGTTAAGCGCAAAGGTCATGCATACCATGCCTTCCTCGCAGCAGCGCTTTCTGCCTCTTTGTGGTTAGAGGTCTTCTCAGGTGAGGAACAGGGAGACAGGCTGATACTGCAGGTGTGACCCTCCAGTCTTGAGTCCTGATCCCACACCCAGCTGCCCATAGTAGGGTAGTACGTGAGGTGCAAGTGTCATATCCACCACTAGATGGCGCAGTCCTCCCATAAACCTCCACCTGACCACAGCGGGCCGTGGAAGTTGATGGCCTGAAGGAGGTGGCTCAGATTTACCGGGTCTATTAGCATCCTCCAAAGGAGCCATCTAACAGGACAGGGAAATTCAtgaacccagggcccagggctTTGTTCCCAAGGCTCCTGGAAAGAACTAgacacatttttctttccaagaaTGGATTTTATATTGGCTCCTAAAAATTGTTTCCCTGCTCTCCCCAACTTTCTCCAGGGTGTGTATGCTGAGATTGATCTGACTCTCAGAACTTACGTTGTGGGGCTGCTGTGGTCTGATGTTGAACTTAATTCCTAAAAAGCAAGCAGAGGAGAGGGCAGTATTAGTAGCAGAAGTACCTCATGGTTCCCGGGACCGGCTTACAGTCTGTTGCCCGTGGATGCCCAGGCTGGAGGGAGCTGGGAGTGGGCTCTGGGGAAAGGCAGTTCTGGGGGCAGAGGGCAAGGGCTTGGTTCAGTGCTAGACTCCCTCCACCCTTTACCCATACAGAAATTAGGGGTGCAGCAAAGACATGGTCCCATTGGCTCCCAGCTGATGCTAACTTATCTCATCTCACCTCCTGATAGGACCTAGAAGGAGTGAATAGGGAGATCCCCAGATGTGCCCACAAACCTGCCCAGTGGAATTCAGGGCTCTCACAGACCATctttcaccccaccccaccctgttaTTTAGTCACAGGAAAAGGACTGTTCCTAAAGTTCTGTCCATCTCTCTGCACACCTGTCAGCCATGTCCTGGTCCTCGTTGGTGTGGATTCTCTGTAATTGGAATATGACATATTTGCACTCACATCTGGCCCATACCGGGCTTTGGGATGGAGCACActctttctcctcctgctccaAGAAGTTCTCTGACCTTGGCATTCACTTTGTGATTTTGATCTTCTCAGCTGTGTCTACGATGGGAAGACACCGTATCCGGCTCATCTCCAAAGGCCTGCCTGGAGCCCAGAGGTAGAGTAACTGCCTAGCAAGCACTAACTGATGACTTGGGGAAGATGGAGAGAGGTTTGCTCATCACTGACCAAGCACGAGAATGTCCCCTGTGCTCACCAGAGAGAGCCCTCACCCGGGCTGAGCCAGAACAGTCCAGGTTGACAAACTCTAGTGTGGGGAACCTCTGGCCAGAGAGGGGATTCTGCTTGATGCCATGTTTGGTCTGTTTGGGGTGAAGATATTGGAAGCATAGAATTCCCTTTGGGGGATCCCATGCGGCACTCTGGGTCACCTTTCTAATGCCTGCCTAGCTACTGGGGTGTCAGGGGTTCTGTCCTGCTCCTGTGCCATGTGGGTGGACATTTGTGCCCTGAGGCTTTGCCAG from Urocitellus parryii isolate mUroPar1 chromosome 15, mUroPar1.hap1, whole genome shotgun sequence includes:
- the Chst8 gene encoding carbohydrate sulfotransferase 8 isoform X1, yielding MTLRPGTMRLACMFSSILLFGAAGLLLFISLQDPTELAPQQVPGIKFNIRPQQPHNAHPPGSSQDGDLKISTEKVIRDLSSRTPRDLNVRVPDQPQPHPKMGARLRLPQRRRRLLIKKMPAAVAIPANSSSETFIRLGTQALDSHWVGLHRSQQERKRVMQEACAKYRASSSRRAVTPRHVSRIFVEDRHRVLYCEVPKAGCSNWKRVLMVLAGLASSTADIQHNTVHYGSALKRLDTFDRQGILHRLSTYTKMLFVREPFERLVSAFRDKFEHPNSYYHPVFGKAILARYRANASREALRTGSGVRFPEFVQYLLDVHRPVGMDIHWDHVSRLCSPCLIDYDFVGKFESMEDDANFFLSLIHAPRNLTFPRFKDRHSQEARTTARITHQYFAQLSALQRQRTYDFYYMDYLMFNYSKPFADLY
- the Chst8 gene encoding carbohydrate sulfotransferase 8 isoform X2; this encodes MTLRPGTMRLACMFSSILLFGAAGLLLFISLQDPTELAPQQVPGIKFNIRPQQPHNDGDLKISTEKVIRDLSSRTPRDLNVRVPDQPQPHPKMGARLRLPQRRRRLLIKKMPAAVAIPANSSSETFIRLGTQALDSHWVGLHRSQQERKRVMQEACAKYRASSSRRAVTPRHVSRIFVEDRHRVLYCEVPKAGCSNWKRVLMVLAGLASSTADIQHNTVHYGSALKRLDTFDRQGILHRLSTYTKMLFVREPFERLVSAFRDKFEHPNSYYHPVFGKAILARYRANASREALRTGSGVRFPEFVQYLLDVHRPVGMDIHWDHVSRLCSPCLIDYDFVGKFESMEDDANFFLSLIHAPRNLTFPRFKDRHSQEARTTARITHQYFAQLSALQRQRTYDFYYMDYLMFNYSKPFADLY